A genome region from Streptomyces sp. S4.7 includes the following:
- a CDS encoding site-specific integrase gives MAGTAICRDCAGISRDFFCDRCGFEGLLLGGRLCERCTLSDQLTALLDDGTGCIHPQLIPLHQLLVSLDRPKSRLIWLRNRQVPALLRDLATGTVPLTHDAIQALPNWRTAAYLRDLLMDSGVLPHLDRRLLLFERWLAQRIATTADTEHARILQHFATWHQLRKLRAKAAKGPLGTSTTQECRQQITQAGAFLVWLAARHVALSACTQTDLDAWHAEKYATRRPAQAFLRWCMETRRMPRLIIPNHPTTNPHPMGQHQRVTALQRVLADDSTALRVRVAACLVLLFAQPVSRIVRMTTDDVLRDGQCVTLRLGDPPTPAPEPVADLLLDYLQALPASTPAINQNSPWLFPGRRASQPMNPATLRDALRKLGIPVEKGRTSAIRQLVLQAPAPVIAQALGYHDKSTTRIANDAGAPWKNYAPGDHNRRSPRLR, from the coding sequence GTGGCGGGAACCGCGATCTGCCGGGATTGCGCAGGCATCAGCCGCGACTTCTTCTGCGACCGCTGCGGCTTCGAGGGCCTACTCCTGGGCGGACGGCTCTGCGAACGCTGCACCCTCTCCGACCAGCTCACCGCCCTCCTGGACGACGGCACCGGCTGCATCCACCCACAGTTGATCCCGCTGCACCAGCTTCTGGTGAGCCTGGACCGTCCGAAGAGTCGGCTTATCTGGCTCCGCAACCGGCAAGTCCCGGCACTCCTGCGAGACCTCGCCACCGGAACAGTGCCACTCACACACGACGCCATCCAGGCCCTGCCGAACTGGCGGACCGCCGCCTACCTGCGCGACCTGCTCATGGACAGCGGCGTCCTGCCTCACCTCGACCGGCGACTCCTTCTGTTCGAGCGGTGGCTCGCCCAGCGAATCGCCACCACCGCCGACACCGAACACGCCCGCATACTCCAGCACTTCGCCACCTGGCACCAGCTTCGCAAGCTCCGAGCCAAGGCGGCCAAGGGCCCGTTGGGCACGAGTACGACGCAGGAATGCCGCCAGCAGATCACCCAGGCTGGTGCCTTCCTGGTCTGGCTCGCCGCCCGGCACGTCGCGCTGAGCGCCTGCACCCAGACCGATCTCGATGCCTGGCACGCGGAGAAGTACGCCACCCGGCGACCTGCCCAGGCGTTCTTGCGATGGTGCATGGAGACCCGCCGGATGCCGCGGCTGATCATCCCGAACCACCCGACCACCAACCCCCACCCGATGGGCCAACACCAGCGCGTCACCGCCCTGCAACGGGTCCTCGCCGACGACAGCACCGCGCTGAGAGTCCGGGTCGCGGCCTGTCTGGTCCTGCTGTTCGCCCAACCCGTCAGCCGCATCGTTCGCATGACCACCGACGACGTTCTCCGCGACGGCCAGTGCGTCACACTCCGCCTTGGCGACCCGCCCACTCCAGCCCCTGAGCCGGTGGCCGACCTCCTGCTCGACTACCTCCAAGCGCTGCCCGCCAGCACCCCCGCCATCAACCAGAACTCGCCCTGGCTGTTCCCCGGTCGCCGAGCGAGCCAGCCCATGAACCCCGCCACCCTGCGCGACGCACTACGAAAACTCGGCATCCCTGTCGAGAAAGGCCGCACCTCGGCCATTCGCCAGCTCGTCCTCCAGGCCCCGGCGCCCGTCATCGCCCAGGCACTGGGCTACCACGACAAGAGCACCACCCGCATCGCCAACGACGCCGGAGCCCCCTGGAAGAACTACGCACCCGGCGACCACAACCGGCGATCTCCACGGCTCCGGTGA
- a CDS encoding amino acid transporter, producing the protein MTRLRAPFGRWDPASLSEVVARFSGLESCWWVAGGFAIELAVGRRIRSHGDIDVLLLRRDQLVAQQALSGWQWWAADPPGSLRPWALDEVLSLEVHDIWCRPGPDDPWRIQIMIDESCGQEWVSRRDPRVRRPISMLGMTSADGVPFLALDVQLYYKAKTPRPKDEEDFDAALPVLTDQQRSWLVDAISKTYGPHPWIKRLQA; encoded by the coding sequence ATGACACGTCTCCGGGCTCCGTTTGGCAGGTGGGATCCCGCCTCTCTGAGCGAGGTTGTCGCGAGGTTCTCCGGCTTGGAGTCCTGCTGGTGGGTGGCTGGGGGCTTCGCGATCGAGCTCGCGGTGGGCCGCCGAATCCGGAGCCATGGGGACATCGATGTCCTGTTGCTGCGGCGTGATCAGCTCGTGGCCCAGCAGGCTCTGTCGGGCTGGCAATGGTGGGCCGCCGATCCACCGGGAAGCCTGCGTCCGTGGGCGTTGGACGAGGTCTTGTCGCTGGAAGTTCACGACATCTGGTGCCGGCCCGGGCCCGACGATCCCTGGCGTATCCAGATCATGATCGACGAGTCCTGCGGCCAGGAATGGGTGTCACGGCGTGACCCCCGGGTGCGTAGGCCGATCAGCATGCTGGGGATGACCTCGGCTGACGGTGTTCCCTTTCTCGCCCTGGACGTGCAGCTCTACTACAAAGCCAAGACACCTCGGCCCAAGGACGAAGAGGACTTCGACGCTGCGCTGCCCGTGCTCACGGATCAGCAGCGAAGCTGGCTCGTCGATGCGATCTCCAAGACGTACGGACCTCACCCTTGGATCAAGCGCCTGCAGGCGTAA
- a CDS encoding helix-turn-helix transcriptional regulator: MKRQVSYQWRLREVMATRGIFAASDLSPLLAERGIELSSVQVWRLVTQTPERLSLPVLAALCDILDVTPTDLIATRAENVAPRRTAASGGADVVDLANTIRPKRARITPDS; the protein is encoded by the coding sequence ATGAAACGCCAGGTCAGCTACCAGTGGCGACTGCGCGAGGTGATGGCCACCCGCGGCATCTTCGCCGCCTCCGACCTCTCCCCGCTGCTCGCCGAACGCGGCATCGAGCTGTCCTCGGTCCAGGTCTGGCGCCTGGTCACCCAGACTCCCGAACGGCTCTCCCTGCCGGTCCTGGCCGCGCTCTGCGACATCCTCGACGTCACCCCCACCGACCTGATCGCCACCCGGGCCGAGAACGTCGCCCCGCGCCGCACCGCCGCCTCCGGCGGCGCCGACGTCGTGGACCTGGCCAACACCATCCGGCCCAAGCGCGCCCGGATCACCCCCGACTCGTGA
- a CDS encoding site-specific integrase, whose protein sequence is MGGNRLAPGAVGLHLVGDLPLLRPDEQVFTAMLDGWRNQQLARNLAFSTIEGREKVVRAFVRHADTFPWAWSPQMVDEWLGDLRSVRHLRRSTLRNYQGSVRSFCSFITDPAYGWAVTCEERFGAHPVQVVHEWNTAVHVEEAEADPSKRAFTRQELQAFFDHADDQVGRVRGRGRKGWLPAFRDAMLFKTAYAFGLRRNETRMLDSVDFGRNPEGPEFGEYGVLYVRHGKAKKGSPPKRRSVLTVFDWSAEILQQWNEEVRPLFPTAGSGALWPSERSARVGFSQMNTRFTTYRDALGLDDGLDFHSFRRSYVTHLIEKGMDARFVQEQVGHEHASTTAIYTCVSSDFRTRTLRRALDATMQAALRPARRA, encoded by the coding sequence GTGGGTGGGAACAGGCTCGCGCCGGGGGCTGTTGGGCTGCACCTGGTAGGTGACCTGCCGCTGCTGCGGCCGGACGAGCAGGTGTTCACGGCGATGCTGGACGGCTGGCGCAACCAGCAGCTCGCGCGGAACCTGGCGTTCTCCACGATCGAGGGCCGGGAGAAGGTGGTACGCGCCTTCGTCCGGCACGCGGACACGTTCCCCTGGGCCTGGTCGCCGCAGATGGTCGACGAGTGGCTGGGCGACCTGCGGTCGGTACGGCACCTGCGCCGTTCCACACTCCGCAACTACCAGGGATCGGTCCGGTCCTTCTGCTCCTTCATCACCGATCCCGCCTACGGATGGGCGGTGACCTGCGAGGAGCGTTTCGGCGCCCACCCGGTGCAGGTGGTGCACGAGTGGAACACCGCGGTGCACGTGGAGGAAGCCGAGGCAGACCCCAGTAAACGGGCCTTCACCCGGCAGGAGTTGCAGGCGTTCTTCGACCACGCCGACGACCAGGTCGGCAGGGTCCGCGGCCGGGGCCGCAAGGGCTGGCTGCCCGCATTCCGCGACGCGATGCTGTTCAAGACCGCGTACGCCTTCGGCCTGCGCCGCAACGAGACGCGGATGCTGGACTCGGTCGACTTCGGACGCAACCCCGAAGGTCCTGAGTTCGGCGAGTACGGCGTCCTCTACGTCCGCCACGGGAAGGCGAAGAAGGGCTCGCCGCCCAAACGCCGCAGTGTGCTGACCGTCTTCGACTGGTCGGCGGAGATCCTCCAGCAGTGGAACGAGGAGGTACGTCCGCTGTTTCCCACCGCCGGCTCCGGGGCTCTGTGGCCGTCGGAGCGATCGGCCCGGGTCGGCTTCTCCCAGATGAACACCCGGTTCACCACCTACCGGGACGCCCTCGGCCTGGACGACGGACTCGACTTCCACTCCTTCCGCAGGTCCTACGTCACCCACCTGATCGAGAAGGGCATGGACGCCCGGTTCGTCCAGGAACAGGTCGGGCACGAACACGCATCCACGACCGCGATCTACACATGCGTGTCCTCCGACTTCCGCACCCGCACCCTGCGCAGAGCGTTGGACGCGACGATGCAGGCCGCTCTGCGGCCGGCGAGGAGGGCTTGA